One region of Thunnus albacares chromosome 8, fThuAlb1.1, whole genome shotgun sequence genomic DNA includes:
- the LOC122986895 gene encoding transmembrane protein 244-like isoform X3 codes for MIGSVCFGAFRLDHFDGLIPFDFKTEPTESNSKYLVNLLSLELTYFCSGLLFAAVVKRRVWDYALTVTLLHVLITSLVMLEFPMVWQWWLALGSGLFLMICNGQLTAYFTCQSDQSYASFSIY; via the exons ATGATTGGCAGCGTGTGTTTCGGTGCCTTCAG GTTGGATCACTTTGATGGACTGATTCCATTTGACTTTAAGACCGAGCCTACTGAATCCAACTCCAAATATTTGG TGAACCTCTTATCCTTGGAGCTCACCTACTTTTGTAGCGGCCTTTTGTTTGCTGCAGTGGTTAAGAGGCGAGTGTGGGACTACGCCCTCACTGTGACTCTACTGCATGTACTTATCACCAGTTTGG TGATGTTGGAGTTTCCCATGGTGTGGCAGTGGTGGCTGGCCTTAG GTAGCGGCTTGTTTCTGATGATCTGCAATGGTCAGCTGACAGCTTACTTCACCTGCCAGAGCGACCAGAGCTACGCTTCTTTCAGCATCTACTAA
- the LOC122986895 gene encoding transmembrane protein 244-like isoform X1 — protein sequence MAEHRKRPPTRLNYTVLFNLLLCLLIFYSLFYMIGSVCFGAFRLDHFDGLIPFDFKTEPTESNSKYLVNLLSLELTYFCSGLLFAAVVKRRVWDYALTVTLLHVLITSLVMLEFPMVWQWWLALGSGLFLMICNGQLTAYFTCQSDQSYASFSIY from the exons ATGGCGGAGCATAGGAAGAGGCCACCAACACGTTTAAACTAT acCGTGCTCTTCAACCTGCTGCTGTGTCTGCTCATATTTTACTCTCTTTTCTACATGATTGGCAGCGTGTGTTTCGGTGCCTTCAG GTTGGATCACTTTGATGGACTGATTCCATTTGACTTTAAGACCGAGCCTACTGAATCCAACTCCAAATATTTGG TGAACCTCTTATCCTTGGAGCTCACCTACTTTTGTAGCGGCCTTTTGTTTGCTGCAGTGGTTAAGAGGCGAGTGTGGGACTACGCCCTCACTGTGACTCTACTGCATGTACTTATCACCAGTTTGG TGATGTTGGAGTTTCCCATGGTGTGGCAGTGGTGGCTGGCCTTAG GTAGCGGCTTGTTTCTGATGATCTGCAATGGTCAGCTGACAGCTTACTTCACCTGCCAGAGCGACCAGAGCTACGCTTCTTTCAGCATCTACTAA
- the LOC122986895 gene encoding transmembrane protein 244-like isoform X2 yields the protein MAFKGKAVDSKTVLFNLLLCLLIFYSLFYMIGSVCFGAFRLDHFDGLIPFDFKTEPTESNSKYLVNLLSLELTYFCSGLLFAAVVKRRVWDYALTVTLLHVLITSLVMLEFPMVWQWWLALGSGLFLMICNGQLTAYFTCQSDQSYASFSIY from the exons ATGGCATTCAAAGGCAAAGCGGTCGACTCGAAG acCGTGCTCTTCAACCTGCTGCTGTGTCTGCTCATATTTTACTCTCTTTTCTACATGATTGGCAGCGTGTGTTTCGGTGCCTTCAG GTTGGATCACTTTGATGGACTGATTCCATTTGACTTTAAGACCGAGCCTACTGAATCCAACTCCAAATATTTGG TGAACCTCTTATCCTTGGAGCTCACCTACTTTTGTAGCGGCCTTTTGTTTGCTGCAGTGGTTAAGAGGCGAGTGTGGGACTACGCCCTCACTGTGACTCTACTGCATGTACTTATCACCAGTTTGG TGATGTTGGAGTTTCCCATGGTGTGGCAGTGGTGGCTGGCCTTAG GTAGCGGCTTGTTTCTGATGATCTGCAATGGTCAGCTGACAGCTTACTTCACCTGCCAGAGCGACCAGAGCTACGCTTCTTTCAGCATCTACTAA